In Acidisarcina polymorpha, the DNA window CAACCGCAAGCAAAGGCGGTGCGTTGAATGGCAGAGGGATGGGCAGCGGAACGAATCCGCGCGCGCGCCGAAGAAGCTGTGGCGACTCTTCGACCAGTTGGACCACGGAGTCGTCGCAGCGCTGCAGAATTTCTCGATCGTGCATCAGAAAAGCATCGGCGATCAAACCCAGACGGGTGACGGCTTCAAGATTGTCGATGGCGATCGGTTCGTCGCTGAGGTTCGCGCTGGTCATCACCAGTGCTTCGATCATGCCGCTGGCAAAAAACAGATGATGGAGCGGCGTGTAGGGAAGAAAGACGCCGAGCCACGGAAGTCTGGGAGCGATTGAAGGGGCCAAGCGTACAGGGTTGCGGGTTTTCAGCAGAACGATAGGTCGTTCGACTCGGAGGAGCAGGTCCCTCTCCGCTTCGCCGAGCACAGCATATCTCTCCGCGTCAGAGACATTCTTAAGCATAACGGCGAAGGGCTTGCCGTGGCGGCGTTTGCGCTCGCGCAGCAATCGTACTGCCTCCTCGTTGGTCGCATCGACAGCAAGATGGAAGCCGCCAATTCCTTTGATGGCGACAATCTGGCCGTCTTTCAGGCGTTGAATGGTCTCGGCAATCGGGTCTCCCGTGGCAATCGCCGTCCCGTCTGGAGTGGTGAGCCAGAGGCGCGGCCCGCAGTTCCAGCAGGCATTCGGCTGCGCGTGAAAGCGGCGGTTGGATGGGTCATCGTATTCAGCCCGGCATTGCACGCACATCAGGTAGTTCGCCATCGAAGTCTGGGGACGGTCGTAGGGGATGCGACGGGTGATGGTGAAGCGCGGCCCGCAGTTGGTGCAGTTCGTGAACGGATATCCATACCGGCGATCGGCGGGATTGAAGATCTCGCGGAAGCAGTCGTCGCAGGTAGCGGCATCTGCAGGGATTTGCGTGGCCACCCGGCCGCGGACATCGCTCAACGTGATGCGGAAGTTCTGGTCGCCGATCAGCGCCATTTCTGATGCGGCAATGGCGGAGATATGCGCGAGTGGAGGCGCCTCCATGGGCAGCCGACGCAGAAATGCTTCAATTGCGGAGACCGGGCCTTCCACCTCGATGGTGACGCCACTTGAGTCGTTGAAGACGCTGCCGGTGAGGTGTTCCTCTAGTGCGAGCCGATAGATGTAGGGCCGAAACCCGACTCCCTGGACGACGCCATTCACCAGGATCCGGCGTCGAACCTTAGCCGGATTCGCCTCTGGTAGAGAGACCGACTCCAGTTCTGCCGAGTTTCGCTGCGCGTGGGTCATGGCGCCTCCCCTTCAGAGTAGACGCGAAGCTCTCCGCGTGACGAGCACTGTCACCAACTCCTGGGCGCCGGTCCGCATCGGGAGTGATGGCCATCACCGACGTGTCCTCGTTTCTCGAAGTACAAAGGAGCTGTCCAATCTTCGGACAAACGCCGCAGCGCCGGAGGAACCTTGCCAGTCTACCCAATGCCCCCGCTTCCGTCGGATGACAAACGCTGGAAGATCGTCAACGGGACGATGCGCCGCCACGGCTACGAGCGCAATGCTCTGATCGAGACCCTGCATACCGTCCAGTCTTCCTTCGGGTGCCTGGATGACAACGCAATCCGGTTTGTGGCCCGGGCGCTGCATGTGCCTTTAAGCCAGGCCTTTGGGGTGGCGACTTTTTACAACCACTTCAGCATGAAGCCGCCGGGCAAGCATACCTGCACCATTTGTATTGGAACTGCCTGCTATATCAAAGGCGCCGACCGGCTGCTGGCCGCGGCGGAAAAGCTGTTGCAAATCAAGCCCGGCAAAACAACGCAGGACGGCAATGTTTCCTTAATGACGGCCCGGTGCGTAGGCGCCTGCGGCCGCGCCCCAGTGATGCTTGTGGATGAAGAACTTGTAGGACTTGTGGAACCTGTGCGGATGCTGGAGCAGCTGGAAAGTTGGACTTCCCATGACTAGCGAAGAACTGTTGCAGATCGCCGAGACAGTCAATGCCGAGCATGGGAAGTTCGACCATGAGGTGAATGTATGTGTCGCATTGGGTTGCCTTTCGCAGCATAGCGATCAACTCAAAGATGCCTTGACCAAGGAAGCGGCCGCGTCGGGCAAGCGCTGCCGGGTTCGCCAGACGGGTTGCATGGGGCTCTGCGCGGCTGGTCCGCTGGTGCTGGTCGAGCCGTCTGAGACCCTCTATGGCGGCGTACGCGCCGAAGACGCCAAGGAGTTAATCGACAGCCTCGGGGAGCAGCCGGTCGAGCGGCTCGCCGTTCACCGGGAGAACTACTTCGAACGGCAACAACACATCGTGCTCGAAAACTCCGGGTACATCGATCCGGAAAAAATCGACGAGTACATCGGCCGCGACGGATATCGGGCGCTCGTGAAGGTGCTGACGGAGATGACGCCGGCGGTGGTGATCGAGCAAATCTCAGCGAGCGGACTGCGCGGCCGCGGAGGCGGAGGCTATCCGACCGGCCTGAAATGGAGCACGGTCGCCAAATCTACCGGCGCCCAGAAGTATGTGATCTGCAATGCCGACGAGGGCGATCCCGGAGCGTTCATGGACCGGAGCGTGCTCGAGAGCGACCCGCAGCGGGTCATCGAAGGCATGGCGATTGCCGCCTATGCAGTTGGAGCCACCAAGGGATACATTTACGTCCGAGCAGAGTATCCGCTTGCCGTCAGCCGCCTGACGGTGTCGCTTCGCGAGGCCCGGCGGCGCGGCTTTCTGGGGACAAATATCTGCGGCACGGCGTTTGCCTTCGACATCGAAATCCGTCTCGGCGCGGGCGCGTTTGTATGCGGTGAGGAGACGGCGCTCATCGCCTCGATCGAAGGACTGCGCGGCCAGCCGCGGCCGCGGCCGCCCTATCCCGCCATGTCGGGACTGTTCGGCTCGCCCACGCTGATCAACAACGTCGAGACCTTCGCCAATGTGCCGCCGATCCTTCGCAACGGCGCTGACTGGTACTCGAGCATAGGCGCTGACAAGAGCAAGGGGACCAAGGTCTTCGCCTTAACCGGCAGGATCGCCAACACCGGACTGATCGAGGTGCCAATGGGCATGACCCTGCGCGAGATCGTCTTCGACATCGGCGGCGGCGTCCCCAACGGAGGCAAGTTCAAGGCGGTGCAAACTGGCGGCCCTTCCGGCGGCTGCATTCCCGAGGAGCACCTCGACCTGCCGGTGACCTACGATGCGCTGATCGGCGTGGGTTCGATGATGGGATCGGGCGGCATGATCGTGATGGACGACACCTCCTGCATGGTCAACGTGGCGAGGTTCTTCGTGGAGTTCTGCATGACCGAGTCTTGCGGCAAGTGCATCCCCTGCCGGGCGGGCACGGTGCAGATGTTCCAGCTCCTCACCAAAATCTGCGATGGGGTCGCCACCCACGCCGACCTCGATCTGCTGGTCGACTTGTGCGACGTGATCAAGAACACCAGCCTATGCGGACTGGGCATGACTGCGCCGAATCCGGTGCTGAGCACGCTGCGCTACTTCAAACACGAATACCTGGAGCACATCGAGCAGAAGCATTGCCGCGCCGGGGTGTGCGCTTGCGGCAGCAGAGTGATGGCCGGGGAAGAGGTGACTGCATGACCGTAGCCGCGGATG includes these proteins:
- the hypF gene encoding carbamoyltransferase HypF, which gives rise to MTHAQRNSAELESVSLPEANPAKVRRRILVNGVVQGVGFRPYIYRLALEEHLTGSVFNDSSGVTIEVEGPVSAIEAFLRRLPMEAPPLAHISAIAASEMALIGDQNFRITLSDVRGRVATQIPADAATCDDCFREIFNPADRRYGYPFTNCTNCGPRFTITRRIPYDRPQTSMANYLMCVQCRAEYDDPSNRRFHAQPNACWNCGPRLWLTTPDGTAIATGDPIAETIQRLKDGQIVAIKGIGGFHLAVDATNEEAVRLLRERKRRHGKPFAVMLKNVSDAERYAVLGEAERDLLLRVERPIVLLKTRNPVRLAPSIAPRLPWLGVFLPYTPLHHLFFASGMIEALVMTSANLSDEPIAIDNLEAVTRLGLIADAFLMHDREILQRCDDSVVQLVEESPQLLRRARGFVPLPIPLPFNAPPLLAVGGHLKNTFCLALGREAYLSQHLGDLESPSGLEFFEQALDHLKRTFEIEPATIVHDLHPGYLSTQWAHRQSLPRIGVQHHHAHIAACMAEHNLSGSVIGIALDGTGYGADGHIWGGEVLIASYLSYERFGHLKYVAMPGSEAAIREPWRMAFSHLLAASGEQVFEPATLDLLGIKLQEARLLERMIARRLQSPLTSSCGRLFDAAAALILGRRRVDYEAQGAMELEGAAIDASPGIPYSVDILPGSQRWGTADEASKPWQLDPAPLFRKLLADVRRNERPAVMSHRFHRGVANAYCGLAIQARECTGIQQVCLSGGVLHNKLLAHLLRNTLLLKGFEVFLPTLVSPGDGGLSYGQAVIAAAQMASESKEAQDAKSLAP
- a CDS encoding NAD(P)H-dependent oxidoreductase subunit E, with amino-acid sequence MPVYPMPPLPSDDKRWKIVNGTMRRHGYERNALIETLHTVQSSFGCLDDNAIRFVARALHVPLSQAFGVATFYNHFSMKPPGKHTCTICIGTACYIKGADRLLAAAEKLLQIKPGKTTQDGNVSLMTARCVGACGRAPVMLVDEELVGLVEPVRMLEQLESWTSHD
- a CDS encoding NuoF family protein — protein: MQIAETVNAEHGKFDHEVNVCVALGCLSQHSDQLKDALTKEAAASGKRCRVRQTGCMGLCAAGPLVLVEPSETLYGGVRAEDAKELIDSLGEQPVERLAVHRENYFERQQHIVLENSGYIDPEKIDEYIGRDGYRALVKVLTEMTPAVVIEQISASGLRGRGGGGYPTGLKWSTVAKSTGAQKYVICNADEGDPGAFMDRSVLESDPQRVIEGMAIAAYAVGATKGYIYVRAEYPLAVSRLTVSLREARRRGFLGTNICGTAFAFDIEIRLGAGAFVCGEETALIASIEGLRGQPRPRPPYPAMSGLFGSPTLINNVETFANVPPILRNGADWYSSIGADKSKGTKVFALTGRIANTGLIEVPMGMTLREIVFDIGGGVPNGGKFKAVQTGGPSGGCIPEEHLDLPVTYDALIGVGSMMGSGGMIVMDDTSCMVNVARFFVEFCMTESCGKCIPCRAGTVQMFQLLTKICDGVATHADLDLLVDLCDVIKNTSLCGLGMTAPNPVLSTLRYFKHEYLEHIEQKHCRAGVCACGSRVMAGEEVTA